CCCGCGCGGGAAGATTGGGCGCCATTGGCGCTTCCGAAAGGAAGCGATTGACCGCTGGTTGGAAGAGACGCACGGCGATACGAAAGACGGAGGAAACGAGTAATGGCGGAGCCCTGGGCGAATCAGGTCCTGCGAAAGATCGGCGAGGCTCGCGAGCTCTATCACCGCC
This sequence is a window from Candidatus Binatia bacterium. Protein-coding genes within it:
- a CDS encoding DNA-binding protein; amino-acid sequence: MRHHATSSIEELPAGARMPGSLLDKFVREGKLPRGKIGRHWRFRKEAIDRWLEETHGDTKDGGNE